The following coding sequences are from one Eptesicus fuscus isolate TK198812 chromosome 7, DD_ASM_mEF_20220401, whole genome shotgun sequence window:
- the KCNA5 gene encoding potassium voltage-gated channel subfamily A member 5 — protein sequence MEISLVPLENGGAMTVRGGGEARGGCGQVTAGELQCPSTAALCDGPKAPAPRGCGAHRSAEPGGRPSPRLPPEQPQPQPRQVPTGDEEGEGDPAQGAAEDPVPSAAALHHQRVLINISGLRFETQLGTLAQFPNTLLGDPARRLRYFDPLRNEYFFDRNRPSFDGILYYYQSGGRLRRPVNVSLDVFADEIRFYQLGDEAMERFREDEGFIKEEEKPLPRNRFQRQVWLIFEYPESSGSARAVAIVSVLVILVSIITFCLETLPEFKDERELLRHPPAPHPPSGPARGANGSGGAGAPSSGPTVAPLLPRTLADPFFIVETACVIWFTFELLVRFLACPSKADFCRNIMNIIDVVAIFPYFITLGTELAEPQSGGGQNGQQAMSLAILRVIRLVRVFRIFKLSRHSKGLQILGKTLQASMRELGLLIFFLFIGVILFSSAVYFAEVDHQDTHFSSIPDAFWWAVVTMTTVGYGDMRPVTVGGKIVGSLCAIAGVLTIALPVPVIVSNFNYFYHRETDHRESDRREELAALKEEQGSQSQGTGLDGRGQRKASWNQGSLCKGSLENAEGARGGSCPLEKCNLKAKSNVDLRRSLYALCLDTSRETDL from the coding sequence ATGGAGATCTCCCTGGTGCCCCTGGAGAACGGCGGGGCCATGACCGTccgaggaggaggtgaggcccGGGGGGGCTGCGGCCAAGTCACAGCGGGGGAGCTCCAGTGCCCCTCGACGGCTGCGCTCTGCGATGGACCCAAAGCGCCGGCGCCCAGGGGGTGCGGCGCGCACAGGAGCGCGGAGCCGGGAGGGCGGCCTTCGCCACGGCTGCCCCCggagcagccgcagccgcagcctaGACAGGTTCCCACGGGGGACGAGGAGGGAGAAGGCGACCCCGCCCAGGGCGCGGCCGAGGACCCGGTGCCGAGCGCGGCGGCCCTTCACCACCAGCGCGTCCTCATCAACATCTCGGGGTTGCGCTTCGAGACGCAGCTGGGCACCCTGGCGCAGTTCCCCAACACCCTGCTGGGGGACCCCGCCAGGCGCCTGCGCTACTTCGACCCCCTGCGCAACGAGTACTTCTTCGACCGCAACCGGCCCAGCTTCGACGGCATCCTTTACTACTACCAGTCGGGGGGCCGGCTGCGGAGGCCGGTCAACGTCTCTCTGGACGTGTTCGCCGACGAAATCCGCTTCTACCAGCTGGGGGACGAGGCCATGGAGCGCTTCCGCGAGGACGAGGGCTTCATTAAAGAAGAGGAGAAACCCCTGCCCCGCAACCGGTTCCAGCGCCAGGTGTGGCTTATCTTTGAATATCCGGAGAGCTCGGGGTCCGCGCGGGCCGTCGCCATCGTCTCGGTCTTGGTCATCCTCGTCTCCATCATCACCTTCTGCCTGGAGACCTTGCCCGAGTTCAAGGACGAACGGGAGCTGCTCCGCCATCCCCCGGCGCCCCACCCGCCTTCGGGGCCGGCGCGGGGGGCCAATGGCAGCGGGGGGGCCGGGGCGCCCTCCTCTGGCCCCACGGTGGCGCCTCTTCTGCCCAGGACCCTGGCCGACCCCTTCTTCATTGTCGAGACGGCGTGCGTCATCTGGTTCACCTTCGAGCTGCTGGTGCgcttcctggcctgccccagCAAGGCCGACTTCTGCCGGAACATCATGAATATCATCGACGTGGTGGCCATCTTCCCCTACTTCATCACCTTGGGCACCGAGCTGGCCGAGCCACAGTCCGGGGGCGGCCAGAACGGGCAGCAGGCCATGTCCCTGGCCATCCTCAGAGTCATCCGCCTGGTCCGCGTGTTCCGCATCTTCAAGCTGTCCCGCCACTCCAAGGGGCTGCAGATCCTGGGCAAGACCCTGCAGGCCTCCATGCGGGAGCTGGGCCTgctcatcttcttcctcttcatcgGAGTCATCCTCTTCTCCAGCGCCGTCTACTTCGCGGAGGTGGACCACCAGGACACCCACTTCTCCAGCATCCCCGATGCCTTCTGGTGGGCGGTGGTCACCATGACCACGGTGGGCTATGGGGACATGAGGCCAGTCACCGTGGGGGGCAAGATCGTGGGCTCCCTGTGCGCCATCGCTGGGGTCCTCACCATCGCCCTGCCGGTTCCGGTCATCGTCTCCAACTTCAACTACTTCTACCACCGGGAGACGGACCACCGGGAGTCGGACCGCCGCGAGGAGCTGGCCGCCCTGAAGGAGGAGCAGGGCAGCCAGAGCCAGGGGACCGGGCTGGACGGCAGGGGCCAGCGGAAGGCCAGCTGGAACCAGGGGTCCCTCTGCAAGGGGTCCCTGGAGAATGCTGAGGGGGCCCGCGGgggcagctgccccctggagAAGTGTAACCTCAAGGCCAAGAGCAATGTGGACTTGCGGAGGTCCCTGTATGCCCTCTGCCTGGACACCAGCCGGGAGACGGATTTGTGA